One segment of Acidianus sp. HS-5 DNA contains the following:
- a CDS encoding adenylosuccinate synthetase has protein sequence MLNILVGGFYGDEGKGKIASYLSLKDSPSIAVRTGSINAGHTVCYNNNKWKIRIIPSAFVNKSTKLMLGAGALTSISELAKELKETDSEDRFFMDSHVGIITEKEIYDERNDENLMKSVGSTGQGVGYAEAKRILRILKLAKDYPELSKYVIDVPDTLIEEIEKGNEILAEGTQGTYLSLYHGEYPYVTSRNTTSSGILSEIGIGPKYVKDIVIVFKSFVTRVGNGPLEGELSEDEAEKLGLIEIATVTGRKRRSAPFNIKLAKKAIQLNTATQVAITKLDTLFKDAYKVRQYEKLPNNAKKWIEDIEDQLKVPITLIGTGEDAIDTIDLRKEKLGE, from the coding sequence GATCTATAAATGCTGGACATACTGTATGTTATAACAATAATAAATGGAAAATAAGAATAATTCCTTCAGCATTTGTAAATAAGTCGACTAAATTAATGCTTGGAGCCGGTGCATTGACCTCTATATCTGAATTGGCTAAGGAGCTTAAGGAAACAGATTCTGAAGATAGATTCTTTATGGATTCACATGTTGGTATAATAACTGAAAAGGAAATTTATGATGAAAGAAACGATGAGAATCTAATGAAGTCTGTAGGTAGTACAGGACAAGGAGTAGGTTATGCAGAAGCTAAAAGAATATTAAGAATATTAAAACTAGCAAAAGATTATCCTGAACTCTCAAAATATGTAATAGATGTTCCAGATACATTAATTGAGGAAATAGAAAAAGGAAATGAAATCTTGGCAGAAGGAACTCAAGGTACTTATTTAAGTCTCTATCACGGTGAATATCCTTATGTAACGAGTAGAAATACTACGTCGTCTGGAATACTTAGCGAGATTGGAATAGGTCCGAAATACGTGAAGGATATAGTAATCGTTTTTAAATCTTTTGTAACCAGAGTAGGAAACGGACCGCTAGAAGGAGAATTAAGTGAAGACGAAGCTGAAAAACTAGGACTAATTGAAATCGCTACTGTAACTGGAAGAAAGAGAAGATCCGCGCCTTTTAATATAAAACTAGCAAAGAAGGCAATTCAACTAAATACTGCAACACAAGTAGCAATAACAAAACTAGATACATTATTTAAAGACGCCTATAAGGTGAGACAATATGAAAAATTGCCAAATAATGCTAAAAAATGGATAGAAGATATAGAAGATCAGCTTAAAGTACCTATAACGCTCATAGGTACGGGAGAAGATGCTATAGATACAATAGATCTTAGAAAAGAGAAACTAGGTGAATAA